Proteins co-encoded in one endosymbiont 'TC1' of Trimyema compressum genomic window:
- a CDS encoding leucine-rich repeat domain-containing protein — protein MLVCFFLVNTGSLFAGTLSKGEFDDWYRKDVKGGIVTFEQQFPNTYTAKVIANYFGKEITGVIDEDIQNCKGLSIDGSNLTDLTGIEIFSKLENIGFGNNKIKTLPGSIGKLTNLQYMHAFNNEITSLPDSIGDLINLKILDIKHNKLTNLPDSFKYFKNIQMEFVDFSNNLFPTNFAEQLQSYGFTNYGNMMQDSLVLKQ, from the coding sequence TTGTTAGTATGTTTTTTCTTAGTAAATACAGGCTCATTATTTGCGGGAACATTATCAAAAGGAGAGTTTGATGATTGGTACAGAAAAGACGTGAAAGGAGGGATTGTAACATTTGAACAACAATTCCCAAATACGTATACAGCAAAAGTGATAGCAAATTATTTTGGAAAAGAAATTACTGGTGTGATAGATGAGGATATACAAAATTGTAAAGGGCTTAGTATTGATGGATCTAATTTAACAGACCTTACTGGAATTGAAATATTTTCTAAATTAGAAAATATAGGTTTTGGAAATAATAAAATTAAAACTTTACCAGGGAGTATTGGAAAGCTAACTAATTTGCAATATATGCATGCGTTTAATAATGAAATAACAAGTTTGCCAGATAGTATAGGAGATTTGATAAATCTAAAAATTTTAGATATAAAACACAATAAATTAACAAATCTTCCTGACAGTTTTAAATATTTTAAGAATATTCAAATGGAGTTTGTTGATTTTTCAAATAACTTATTTCCTACTAATTTTGCTGAGCAATTACAGTCTTATGGTTTTACTAATTATGGTAATATGATGCAAGATAGTTTAGTCCTCAAGCAATAA
- a CDS encoding IS3 family transposase has protein sequence MVDTHEYLEDHYNKKRMHSSLAYLTPSQFEVST, from the coding sequence ATCGTAGATACACATGAATATCTTGAGGATCACTATAATAAAAAGCGGATGCATTCAAGTTTGGCATACTTAACCCCTTCTCAATTTGAGGTGTCCACCTAA
- a CDS encoding N-acetylmuramoyl-L-alanine amidase produces the protein MSERILIDRGHGGSDPGAVGQVREVDITHAWGAAELENALARLGGDYYVLQDGANANSDLTVPVNESNRYGKPWLFVSLHANAGGGTGYETYIYTKSWSDPSTSNLGHTVHNAYGAVARKYGLANRGLKAEDFYVLRETQRRAVLLKLGFVDNKKDADLMVKASYRTEACKSFSKGFDARGGANY, from the coding sequence ATGTCAGAAAGAATATTAATTGACAGAGGACATGGAGGAAGTGATCCAGGTGCTGTTGGACAAGTTAGAGAGGTAGATATTACCCATGCTTGGGGCGCGGCGGAGTTAGAAAATGCATTAGCAAGGTTAGGTGGAGATTATTATGTTTTGCAAGATGGTGCTAATGCTAATAGTGATTTAACAGTACCAGTAAATGAGTCTAACAGATATGGGAAGCCTTGGTTGTTTGTTAGCCTACATGCAAATGCAGGAGGGGGAACAGGTTATGAGACTTATATTTATACAAAATCTTGGAGTGACCCATCAACATCTAATTTAGGACATACTGTGCATAATGCTTATGGTGCAGTAGCAAGGAAATATGGATTAGCAAATAGAGGTTTAAAAGCAGAAGACTTTTATGTATTGAGAGAAACCCAAAGAAGAGCAGTGTTGTTGAAGCTTGGATTTGTTGATAATAAGAAAGATGCAGATTTAATGGTCAAGGCTTCATATAGAACAGAGGCTTGTAAGAGCTTTAGCAAGGGCTTTGATGCGCGAGGCGGGGCAAATTATTAA